The genomic region TGAGCCGTAAGGGCAACTGCTGGGATAATAGTGTTTCAGAAAGCTTCTTCCATACCTTGAAAACCGAACTGGTGCATCCGCAGACCTATCAAACCCGATCGGAGGCTAGACAGACGATATTTGAGTATATTGAGGTTTTTTACAACCGCGAGCGACTCCATTCAGCCAATGGCTATAGGTCGCCTGTGGACTACGAATTGCTGCATAAAGCGGCTTAACCGTGTGTCCGGAAAAGTGTTGACATATCAAAGCCTGCCGGTCCGCAAAACCCAGACAGGCTATCCACGGGCAGATAACCGATAGAAATCCCTTATTATCATCCCTACAACATGCCGGCCTTGATAATGAAATTTTCCACCGACTTGAGGCCGTCGCCTTTTTTCAGATTGGTGAAGACGAAGGGCCGGACGCCGCGCATCTTGCGTGCGTCCCGGTCCATGACTTCCAGGGAAGCGCCGACGTAGGGCGCCAGATCGATCTTGTTGATGACCAGAAGATCGGATCGGGTAATGCCGGGGCCGCCTTTGCGCGGAATCTTGTCGCCCGCCGAAACGTCGATCACGTAAATGGTCAGATCGGCCAGTTCGGGGCTGAAGGTCGCGCTCAGATTATCGCCGCCGCTTTCGACGATGACGAAATCCAGATTGTCCCAACGCTCGCACAGTTCTTCGACCGCGGCGAGGTTCATCGAGGCGTCTTCGCGGATCGCGGTATGAGGGCAGCCGCCGGTTTCGACGCCCAGAATGCGCTCTTCCGGCAGGGCCTGGCTGCGAATCAGAAACTGCTGATCCTCGCGGGTATAAATATCGTTGGTCACCACGCCGATTTCGAAACGGTCGCGCATGCTTTTGCACAAGGCGTCGACCAAGGCCGTTTTACCGGAACCGACCGGTCCGCCGATTCCTATTCTTAGCACCTGTTTTTCAGTCATCTGAATTTCCTCTCAAGAACGAAACAATCTCGAATACTGCGTTTCATGGCGGCTGCTGGCCAGAGCCAGTCCGAACGCACTGCCGCCGAGGTCGTCGTCGGCCAGAGTCGACGCGAAATCGACCCGTTCCGGAATTTCGGCCGCCAGCGCCATCAACAATCGTTGGCCTGCCACCTGCCCCAGCGGCACCAGTTTGACCGCGCACAGCACCTGATTTTCCAGCCAGCTCCAGGCATATCCGATCATCGCGACCCTCCGGGGGATGGCCATCCGAACCGAGGCATAGGCGAAAGCGGCGGCCAGAGTCAGCGGGCCTTGGCCGCGCAAGTCCAGGTCATATTCAGACTCCAGACGGGTCAGCAGCTTCACCAGAGCACCTCCGGTTTGCATGTCTTCGCTTTTTAATTCCGAGGTTTCCCGGAACGCAAGCAACACCGCATTCCAGTATTCGACCGAAGCCGTATCGGACCTGAGCCAGGCATCGTACAGCCTTGCCAGAAGCGGCAAATCGACGCGCGCCTGGCAGCGTTCCAGAGCCGCTCCGATCCAGGATTTCGCCTCGTCGGCGCCGGCGACCCAGCCCGCCTCCACCGCCTGTTCCAGGCCCTGGGAATAGCTGTACATGCCGATCGGCAGCCCCGGGCTAACCAGTTGCAGCAGGCGCAGCAGCGCCAGGTCAGTGATCATGAGTTTGATAGGCGCCGGCTTCCGGCTCGAACGGCAGATGCTCGTGAGTGACCTGAAGACCGAGGCCTTCCAGCATGCGGTCCAGCACGTGATCGCCCAGATAACGAAGCTCGCCGTCCAGGATTTGCAAGGGAACGTGCCGGTTGCCCAGATGATAGCAGGCGCGCGCAAACAGCAAGCGCTCATAGCTTTGAACTACCGATACCGCCTCGGGAGCGGCTTTGACCCCTATCTTGACGCC from Methylosarcina fibrata AML-C10 harbors:
- the ureE gene encoding urease accessory protein UreE, giving the protein MLKLTKLVNPSPADDTLTLPFDVRQKSRFYARTDGGREVGLFLPRGSLLRSGMTLTGDDGVKIGVKAAPEAVSVVQSYERLLFARACYHLGNRHVPLQILDGELRYLGDHVLDRMLEGLGLQVTHEHLPFEPEAGAYQTHDH
- the ureG gene encoding urease accessory protein UreG, giving the protein MTEKQVLRIGIGGPVGSGKTALVDALCKSMRDRFEIGVVTNDIYTREDQQFLIRSQALPEERILGVETGGCPHTAIREDASMNLAAVEELCERWDNLDFVIVESGGDNLSATFSPELADLTIYVIDVSAGDKIPRKGGPGITRSDLLVINKIDLAPYVGASLEVMDRDARKMRGVRPFVFTNLKKGDGLKSVENFIIKAGML
- a CDS encoding urease accessory protein UreF produces the protein MITDLALLRLLQLVSPGLPIGMYSYSQGLEQAVEAGWVAGADEAKSWIGAALERCQARVDLPLLARLYDAWLRSDTASVEYWNAVLLAFRETSELKSEDMQTGGALVKLLTRLESEYDLDLRGQGPLTLAAAFAYASVRMAIPRRVAMIGYAWSWLENQVLCAVKLVPLGQVAGQRLLMALAAEIPERVDFASTLADDDLGGSAFGLALASSRHETQYSRLFRS